Proteins encoded within one genomic window of Prochlorococcus marinus str. MIT 9515:
- a CDS encoding ATP-dependent Clp protease ATP-binding subunit, giving the protein MFERFTEKAIKVIMLAQEEARRLGHNFVGTEQILLGLIGEGTGVAAKVLKSLGVNLKDSRIEVEKIIGRGSGFVAVEIPFTPRAKRVLELSLEEARQLGHNYIGTEHLLLGLIREGEGVAARVLENLGIDLTKVRTQVIRMLGETADVGTGGTSSNKGNLKTATLDEFGTNLTKLASESKLDPVVGRYEEIDRVIQILGRRTKNNPVLIGEPGVGKTAIAEGLAQRIQLGEIPDILEDKRVLTLDIGLLVAGTKYRGEFEERLKKIMEEIKSAGNVILVIDEVHTLIGAGAAEGAIDAANILKPALARGELQCIGATTLDEYRKHIERDAALERRFQPVMVGEPSIEDTIEILKGLRERYEQHHRLKITDDALEAAAHLGDRYISDRFLPDKAIDLIDEAGSRVRLINSKLPPEAKQIDKELRQVQKQKEESVRDQNFDQAGQLREKEIELSEKIKELLDSKKESLDKNNSSNASETEDGGIDITQNPLVSEEDVAHIVASWTGVPVQKLTETESVKLLNMEETLHQRLIGQDEAVKAVSKAIRRARVGLKNPNRPIASFIFSGPTGVGKTELTKSLASYFFGSEEAMIRLDMSEFMERHTVSKLIGSPPGYVGFNEGGQLTEAVRRRPYTVVLFDEVEKAHPDVFNLLLQLLEDGRLTDSKGRTVDFKNTLLIMTSNIGSKVIEKGGGGLGFEFSGDSVEDSQYNRIKSLVNEELKQYFRPEFLNRLDEIIVFRQLTKNEVKDIAEIMLKEVFSRLNEKGIKLDVTEAFKERLVEEGYNPAYGARPLRRAVMRLLEDSLAEEVLSGRIKDGDKALVDIDENKKVTVNISSEESSQELAGANF; this is encoded by the coding sequence ATGTTCGAAAGATTTACAGAAAAAGCCATAAAAGTCATTATGCTTGCCCAAGAGGAAGCTAGAAGGCTTGGACATAATTTTGTTGGAACAGAACAAATATTACTAGGCTTAATTGGTGAAGGTACTGGCGTTGCAGCTAAGGTGCTTAAATCACTAGGAGTAAATCTTAAGGACTCAAGAATAGAAGTTGAAAAAATTATAGGAAGAGGTTCGGGTTTCGTTGCAGTTGAGATTCCTTTTACTCCAAGAGCAAAAAGAGTATTGGAGTTGTCTCTCGAAGAAGCTCGTCAATTAGGACATAACTATATAGGCACCGAACACCTACTTCTTGGTTTAATCAGGGAAGGCGAAGGTGTGGCTGCAAGAGTTTTAGAAAATCTAGGAATTGATCTGACAAAAGTCAGAACCCAGGTTATAAGAATGCTTGGAGAGACCGCTGACGTTGGTACAGGTGGGACTTCATCAAATAAAGGAAATTTAAAGACAGCAACTCTCGATGAATTCGGAACGAATTTAACAAAGCTTGCAAGTGAATCAAAACTTGATCCAGTTGTCGGACGTTATGAGGAAATAGATAGAGTTATTCAAATCTTAGGTAGGAGAACTAAAAACAATCCTGTGCTTATTGGTGAACCAGGAGTAGGTAAAACAGCTATAGCAGAAGGTTTAGCTCAAAGAATTCAACTTGGAGAAATTCCTGACATACTTGAAGATAAAAGGGTTTTAACCCTTGATATAGGACTTCTTGTTGCAGGAACAAAATATAGAGGTGAATTTGAAGAGAGATTAAAAAAAATAATGGAAGAGATCAAATCAGCTGGAAACGTTATTCTGGTTATTGATGAAGTCCATACTTTAATCGGAGCCGGAGCTGCTGAAGGTGCTATCGATGCCGCTAACATATTAAAGCCAGCTTTAGCTAGAGGAGAACTCCAATGCATAGGAGCTACAACTTTGGATGAATATAGAAAGCATATAGAAAGAGATGCAGCGCTGGAAAGAAGATTCCAACCGGTGATGGTGGGAGAGCCATCTATTGAAGATACAATCGAAATTTTGAAAGGTTTAAGAGAACGTTACGAACAACATCATCGTTTAAAAATTACTGATGATGCTTTAGAAGCAGCCGCTCATTTAGGTGATCGTTATATATCGGATAGATTTTTACCTGATAAGGCCATTGATCTTATAGATGAAGCAGGAAGTAGAGTAAGATTAATAAATTCTAAGCTTCCTCCCGAAGCCAAACAAATTGATAAGGAATTAAGACAAGTTCAAAAACAAAAAGAAGAATCAGTAAGAGATCAAAATTTTGATCAAGCAGGTCAGTTAAGGGAAAAGGAAATTGAATTGTCTGAAAAAATTAAAGAGCTTTTAGATAGTAAAAAAGAGAGCTTAGATAAAAATAATTCAAGTAATGCTTCGGAAACTGAAGACGGTGGCATTGATATTACTCAAAACCCTCTTGTAAGTGAAGAAGATGTGGCTCATATAGTGGCTTCATGGACAGGTGTTCCTGTTCAGAAATTAACAGAAACCGAGTCAGTCAAACTCCTTAATATGGAAGAGACATTGCATCAAAGACTTATAGGCCAAGATGAGGCTGTAAAAGCAGTATCAAAAGCCATTAGAAGAGCTAGGGTCGGTTTGAAAAATCCTAATAGACCAATCGCAAGCTTTATTTTTTCAGGCCCTACTGGTGTTGGGAAAACTGAATTAACTAAATCATTAGCATCATATTTCTTTGGTAGTGAGGAAGCTATGATTAGATTAGATATGTCTGAATTTATGGAAAGACATACTGTTAGTAAGTTAATCGGTTCCCCTCCCGGATATGTTGGTTTCAACGAAGGGGGTCAACTTACAGAGGCTGTAAGAAGAAGACCATACACTGTAGTTTTATTCGATGAAGTGGAGAAAGCTCATCCAGATGTTTTTAATTTGTTATTACAACTTCTTGAAGATGGTAGATTAACAGACTCAAAGGGTAGAACAGTTGATTTTAAAAATACGCTTTTAATAATGACTTCTAATATTGGCTCTAAAGTTATCGAGAAAGGTGGCGGTGGTTTAGGTTTTGAATTTTCCGGCGATTCCGTTGAAGATAGCCAATACAATAGGATCAAATCTCTTGTAAACGAGGAACTAAAACAATACTTTAGACCTGAGTTTTTAAACAGACTTGACGAGATAATTGTATTCAGACAATTAACTAAAAACGAAGTTAAAGACATCGCAGAAATAATGTTAAAAGAAGTATTCTCTCGATTAAATGAAAAGGGTATAAAATTAGATGTTACTGAAGCATTTAAAGAAAGACTTGTTGAAGAGGGATATAATCCAGCCTATGGAGCAAGACCTTTAAGAAGAGCAGTCATGCGCTTATTAGAAGATAGTTTGGCTGAAGAAGTTTTATCAGGAAGAATTAAAGATGGAGACAAAGCTTTAGTCGATATTGATGAAAATAAGAAAGTTACAGTAAATATTTCCTCAGAAGAATCTTCTCAAGAATTAGCAGGAGCTAATTTTTAA
- a CDS encoding GNAT family N-acetyltransferase has product MISIKEIDHKEFELCFELDANTICLWTRRQWESEFNKKGVKVVGILIGNKIIGIYVVHTIIDEAQINYFSIKKGFRRKGYGSYLMNYLLKQCEKLNIQKLLLEVSETNLIAEVFYSKFNFLTVGRRKNYYKDGSDAVLKEKIFIK; this is encoded by the coding sequence ATGATTTCAATTAAAGAAATTGATCATAAAGAATTTGAATTATGCTTTGAATTAGATGCAAATACAATTTGTTTATGGACTAGAAGACAATGGGAAAGTGAATTTAATAAAAAAGGTGTCAAAGTTGTTGGGATATTAATAGGTAACAAAATAATTGGAATTTATGTCGTTCATACAATTATTGATGAAGCACAAATAAATTATTTTTCTATAAAAAAAGGCTTTCGTCGAAAAGGTTATGGCAGCTATTTAATGAACTATTTACTTAAACAATGTGAAAAACTAAATATACAAAAATTATTATTGGAAGTTTCGGAAACCAACCTAATTGCTGAAGTCTTTTATAGCAAATTCAATTTTTTAACTGTAGGTAGAAGAAAAAACTACTACAAAGACGGTTCTGATGCTGTTTTGAAAGAAAAAATATTCATAAAATAA
- the lysA gene encoding diaminopimelate decarboxylase: protein MNEKISFLKNKINLSSPNKNIVPITTNIDITEKLNIGGCSIEDLVKKYESPLYILDEITLRNSCRAYKKALEKYYRGVSLPIYASKANSSLFMSNLVASEGFGLDAVSEGELLTALKGGVPNEKIVFHGNNKSDKEIAFAIKNKIKVIVDNEHDLKRLEEISNSLNFDLEIMIRFTPGIECHTHEYIRTGSFDSKFGFGIESLTKLFGVIIKTKHLKLIGLHAHIGSQIFELEPHKDLGEIMVNVMLQAKKFGHNIKELNVGGGLGIKYTQEDDPPSIDEWIKTVSSSIEQACKKNKLDLPLLMCEPGRSIVSTAGVTIYKIGSFKEIPGIRTYLSVDGGMSDNPRPITYQSNYSACLVNDPLNINSKNKYTVAGKHCESGDVLFKEIELGKCKTGDLICVFGTGAYNNSMSSNYNRIPKPAAVLVCNGEAEIIQKRESPHDLLKNDVLPDRFINQS, encoded by the coding sequence ATGAATGAAAAAATTTCTTTTTTAAAAAATAAAATAAATTTAAGTAGTCCTAACAAAAATATTGTACCTATAACTACCAATATTGACATTACCGAAAAGTTAAATATTGGTGGTTGTTCTATTGAAGATTTGGTAAAAAAATACGAATCGCCTTTATATATATTGGATGAAATCACTTTAAGAAATTCCTGTAGAGCTTACAAAAAAGCATTAGAAAAATATTATCGAGGAGTGTCCCTACCAATATATGCCTCTAAAGCAAATAGTTCATTATTTATGAGTAATCTGGTAGCTTCAGAGGGATTTGGTCTTGATGCAGTTTCAGAAGGTGAATTACTGACTGCTTTAAAAGGGGGAGTGCCAAATGAAAAAATTGTTTTTCATGGAAATAATAAATCTGATAAGGAAATTGCATTTGCCATAAAAAATAAAATCAAAGTAATTGTAGATAATGAACATGACCTTAAAAGACTAGAAGAAATATCTAATTCATTAAATTTTGATCTAGAAATAATGATTAGATTTACCCCGGGAATAGAATGCCATACCCATGAATACATAAGAACCGGTTCTTTTGATAGCAAGTTTGGCTTTGGAATTGAGTCTCTAACTAAGTTATTCGGAGTGATAATCAAAACCAAGCACCTAAAATTAATTGGATTACATGCTCATATAGGTTCTCAGATCTTTGAACTTGAACCACATAAAGATCTCGGAGAGATAATGGTAAATGTTATGCTCCAAGCTAAAAAGTTTGGCCACAACATAAAAGAACTAAATGTCGGAGGTGGATTAGGAATTAAATATACCCAGGAAGATGATCCTCCTTCCATTGATGAGTGGATCAAAACAGTTTCTTCATCCATTGAACAAGCTTGTAAAAAAAATAAATTAGATTTACCTTTACTTATGTGTGAGCCTGGGAGATCAATAGTTTCTACCGCTGGGGTAACAATATACAAAATTGGCTCATTTAAAGAAATTCCTGGGATAAGGACATACCTATCAGTTGATGGTGGCATGAGTGATAATCCCAGGCCAATCACATATCAATCTAATTATTCTGCTTGTTTAGTAAATGACCCTTTAAATATTAATTCCAAAAATAAATATACTGTTGCGGGTAAGCATTGTGAGTCTGGAGACGTTTTATTTAAGGAAATTGAACTAGGTAAATGTAAAACAGGTGATTTGATTTGTGTTTTTGGTACTGGCGCATACAATAATTCAATGAGTTCTAATTACAACAGAATTCCTAAACCTGCTGCTGTTTTAGTTTGTAATGGGGAAGCAGAAATAATTCAAAAAAGAGAAAGTCCACATGATCTTCTTAAAAACGATGTCTTACCCGATCGCTTTATCAATCAAAGTTAG
- the cdaA gene encoding diadenylate cyclase CdaA, which translates to MNFWGFINLKFLLDVLFAAGFGLLLFSRVKEQRTLWLLRGYLFLVSFAWFIQRYAYLPLTSKLIDAVVLACSLSLAILWQGELRRLMELLGTGRLAVLLGNPPKEFRATSTTVNQLVDAAGKLSQNRKGALIVVDLGCDLRPEDFLYSGINIEAQLSTDLLINLFATDTPLHDGAVLVKGNKIISAGVILPLSRQGISRYGTRHLAALGITERFDRCICIVVSEETGTLSLANQGKLERPITSSRLQELLIKFVGNPKSSANKSTFSQNINTSDNITIENDSNKSD; encoded by the coding sequence GTGAATTTTTGGGGGTTTATAAACTTAAAGTTTTTATTAGATGTATTATTTGCAGCTGGATTTGGACTTTTATTATTCTCAAGAGTTAAAGAACAAAGAACGTTATGGCTTTTGAGAGGATATTTATTTTTAGTTTCTTTTGCTTGGTTTATTCAAAGATATGCTTATCTTCCACTAACGTCAAAATTAATTGATGCAGTTGTTCTTGCTTGTTCTTTATCTTTAGCAATTCTTTGGCAAGGAGAGCTTAGAAGATTGATGGAATTACTCGGTACTGGTAGGTTGGCGGTATTACTAGGAAATCCACCTAAAGAATTTAGAGCTACATCTACAACAGTTAATCAGTTAGTTGATGCAGCAGGAAAACTATCTCAAAATAGAAAAGGAGCTTTAATAGTTGTAGATTTAGGATGCGATTTAAGACCTGAAGATTTTTTATATTCAGGTATAAATATTGAAGCGCAATTGTCTACTGATCTTTTAATAAACTTATTTGCAACAGATACCCCATTACATGATGGAGCTGTTTTGGTAAAAGGGAATAAAATAATTTCAGCTGGAGTAATACTTCCTCTATCTCGGCAAGGGATTAGTCGATACGGCACGAGACATTTAGCTGCATTGGGAATAACAGAAAGATTCGACAGATGTATATGCATTGTAGTTTCAGAAGAAACAGGTACTTTGTCATTAGCTAATCAAGGAAAACTTGAAAGACCTATTACAAGTAGTCGATTGCAGGAGCTTCTCATAAAATTTGTAGGTAATCCAAAATCATCTGCAAACAAAAGCACTTTTTCCCAAAATATAAATACGAGTGATAATATTACTATTGAAAACGATTCAAATAAATCAGATTAA
- a CDS encoding isoprenyl transferase, whose product MRSQKISTKENSKLSNEIDKLRVPKHIAIIMDGNGRWASKKGLPRSFGHNKGVNVLKEIIKVSKNLDCQVLTVYAFSTENWTRPSTEVDFLINLFEKVLKKEITEIHQESIKIKFIGDLSPFPKALKSIINSSETLTKNNKNFTLNICVNYGGRQEIVKAAREIAIKSLAGEIKPSEIDEQLFNSQLLTHGIKDPELLIRTSGEKRISNFLLWQLAYSEIYITDVLWPDFNEIEFFKAIIDYQSRDRRFGGIQSLPNKSCKDSNYSS is encoded by the coding sequence ATGAGATCGCAAAAAATATCAACTAAAGAAAATTCAAAATTATCTAATGAAATAGATAAACTTCGAGTACCGAAGCACATTGCAATAATCATGGATGGGAATGGAAGATGGGCCAGTAAAAAGGGTTTACCCCGATCATTTGGGCACAATAAGGGTGTTAATGTTCTCAAGGAAATCATTAAAGTATCTAAAAACTTAGATTGTCAAGTACTTACTGTTTATGCATTTTCAACGGAGAATTGGACAAGACCTTCTACAGAGGTTGATTTTCTCATAAATTTGTTTGAAAAAGTTTTGAAAAAAGAAATTACTGAGATTCATCAAGAATCAATAAAAATTAAGTTCATTGGAGATTTATCCCCTTTTCCAAAGGCATTAAAATCAATAATAAATAGTTCAGAAACTCTTACAAAAAATAATAAAAATTTCACATTAAATATCTGTGTTAATTACGGAGGTAGGCAAGAAATAGTGAAAGCCGCAAGAGAAATAGCAATTAAATCTTTGGCAGGCGAAATAAAACCCAGTGAAATTGATGAACAATTATTTAATTCACAACTACTAACTCATGGGATCAAGGATCCTGAATTACTTATACGTACCAGTGGTGAGAAAAGAATAAGTAATTTTCTTTTATGGCAATTGGCTTACTCTGAAATTTATATAACTGATGTATTATGGCCTGATTTTAATGAAATTGAATTTTTCAAAGCAATTATTGACTATCAATCAAGGGATAGGCGTTTTGGAGGTATACAATCATTACCAAATAAATCTTGCAAAGATTCTAACTATTCTTCCTAA
- the bioB gene encoding biotin synthase BioB has protein sequence MINSDNQKFSKIRFDWARDEILEILNYPLVDLMWEAQIIHRRFNEYKVQLASLFSVKTGGCEENCSYCSQSIYSSSQIKSHPQFEVEAVLNRAKTAKKEGADRFCMGWAWREIRDGKPFNSMLEMVKGVKELGMEACVTAGMLTDEQALRLADAGLTAYNHNLDTSPEYYKNIITTRTYQDRLETIKRVRNAGINVCCGGIIGLGENNGDRASLLEVLSNMNPHPESVPINSLVAIEGTGLEEKKEIDSIEMIRMIATARILMPKSKIRLSAGREKLTKEAQIICFQCGANSIFYGDELLTTSNPSFQDDRKLLKDVGVLFNKDFEYCDKTVSTV, from the coding sequence ATGATTAATTCAGATAATCAAAAATTTAGCAAAATTAGATTTGACTGGGCAAGGGATGAGATTTTGGAAATATTAAATTACCCATTAGTAGATTTAATGTGGGAAGCTCAAATTATTCATAGAAGATTTAATGAATATAAAGTTCAACTAGCATCTCTTTTCAGTGTGAAAACAGGCGGATGTGAAGAAAATTGTTCTTACTGTAGCCAATCAATTTATAGCTCTAGTCAAATAAAGAGTCACCCTCAATTTGAAGTTGAAGCTGTTTTAAACAGAGCCAAAACAGCAAAAAAAGAAGGGGCTGATAGGTTTTGTATGGGTTGGGCTTGGAGAGAAATTAGAGATGGCAAACCTTTCAACTCAATGCTTGAAATGGTTAAAGGTGTAAAAGAACTTGGAATGGAGGCATGTGTAACTGCAGGGATGCTTACAGATGAGCAGGCCTTGAGACTTGCTGATGCGGGACTAACTGCATACAACCATAATCTTGATACGAGTCCCGAATACTATAAAAATATTATTACGACAAGAACTTATCAAGACAGATTAGAAACTATTAAAAGAGTCAGAAATGCAGGTATAAATGTATGTTGCGGTGGAATAATAGGTCTTGGAGAAAATAATGGAGATAGAGCATCTCTTTTAGAAGTTCTATCAAACATGAATCCTCACCCTGAAAGTGTCCCAATCAATTCTTTGGTAGCTATAGAAGGAACAGGTTTGGAGGAAAAAAAAGAAATTGATTCCATTGAGATGATAAGAATGATTGCTACTGCTCGGATACTTATGCCAAAAAGTAAAATAAGATTAAGTGCGGGAAGGGAGAAGTTAACAAAAGAAGCTCAGATTATTTGTTTTCAATGTGGAGCAAACTCTATTTTTTATGGAGACGAATTACTGACCACATCGAATCCATCTTTTCAAGATGACCGGAAACTACTTAAGGATGTAGGAGTCTTATTTAATAAAGATTTTGAATATTGTGATAAAACTGTCTCGACAGTATGA